Within Palaeococcus ferrophilus DSM 13482, the genomic segment GGAGCCATATCTTCTTGCTTAGCTTTATGAGCTGCTTCCCCTTCGTGTAGCCGGGAATGGGGGCGGTTCCTACCGCTCTTTTGCCCTTCAAGGTGTTGATTATCGTGCTCTTTCCCACGTTGGGGTAGCCTATGAGGGCCACCTTAACCCGCTCTTTCTCGTCCAGATGGGGTTTTGCGAGCTTTTTGATCTCTTTCCGGAGTATTCCAGTTCCCTTCCTCTCGCGGGCGGAGATGAAGACAACAGGGATCTCGCTCTTTCGCTTGTATTCCTCCGCCCACTCCTTTGGAACCAGGTCCGCCTTGTTCATGACTATAAGCAGGGGCTTTCCCTCTTCCACGATGATACGCTCCAGCTTGAGGTTCCTCGTGCCTATCGGGTCTCTCGCGTCAACTACCTCGATTATCATGTCCGCCTCCTCTATTACCTCCCTCACCACTCTCCACGCTTTCTTCTGCTTCATCTCTCACCACCGTTATCTCAAATATAACCGTCCCGCCGTCTGTGTACGGTGCTCCGGGATCGAGGCACTGGACGTAGGCTTTCTCTCCCCTGCCTAGGCCTAGCTCCCTCGCCTTAATACCCTTTCGGAGGGCCACGAGATGGGGAAGGAAGGAGGCAAAGGCGTGGGTGCAGAGGGCGTCGGTCTCTCTGAGGTTCACCCGGGGGCCCTCGACGACTATCCTGTCCCCCTTTTTGAAGACCGGGCATCTCCCCCTAACTTCGACAACTCGGATTACTACCCGCTCCATGCTTCTCACCGAAACTTAAATAAGGTTATTACTCATATTAATGACTTAGGATATCCAGTCTCAAAGTTGGGGTATCGGCATAACTCTCATGGTGGTGTCGGCTGTGTCTGAGAATATTGAGGAAAAGATTAGGAGATTACGTGAGCTGGGTAAAAGCGCGGCGGAACCGGAGCCTGTTGTTCCTGCAAAGCCCGCCCGCGTCGGCAAACCTCCTCGCAGACCCTCCAGAATTGGAAGTTTAAGGCAGAAAGAGCGTCGTAAGAGGGTTTTAATCGGTGCCATGGTCATAACAATAATCGCTATAATCATAGTCGCTTTTGTGTACACTTATATGCAGAACCAGGAGGTCAAGAAGCTCCAGAGCGCAAAGCAGGCCAAACTCGCGGAGGTCAACAAGTACTTCACGGGCAACCTAAGCAACGACCCGGTTAAGGCCCAGCTGATATCGCAGATCAACGCCGCCAAAACCGTGGAAGAGGTGAACGCCATAGACGTCAAGGGCGCCTACCAGCGTAGAGTCCAGGAGCTGAAAGCGCAGGAAGAACAGAGAAAACAGCAACAGCTGATGGAGGAGCTGAACGCCCTCAAGGAGCAGAAGAAGGCGGAGGTTGAAGCTGCATTCACCCCCCTCCTCGCGGAGCCCCTACCCTCCGACCTGAAAAACGAGGTAATCTCGACCCTCAATTCCCTCGAGGGGACTATAGACTCCGCCACATCGAAGGAAGAAGTTGGCACGGTTGACCCGACCCCCTACCTCAACGACCTGTGGAGGAAGTACTACTACTACCTCATAGACTCCGTCCCGACGGACAAGGTGGTCCTCAAGAAGGGCTCGGAGAAGCACATCTACACCAAGGTCGAGGCCAAATACGAAATAAGCAAGGTTGAGAGCTACACCGAACTCCTCCAATACGAGGTCACGAAGGCCGAGATGGTGAGACTGGCCCTCGTTCTCACGAGGGAGAGCGTTGTAAACGGCTACCTTGAGCCTGGAGCGAGGGTGCAGCTGTTCGCCAAGAACGGGAGCAACGTTTACGTTAGGATAGTTGATGAGGGATTCGTGAACGCGGTACTCCTCCCAACCCAGGCGGGGAGCATCTCAGTCAGCGAGAGCCAGAGTGATTCCTCCTCCTACACCAACCAGGCCAGCAGCTCCTACTCCGAGACGAGCTCCAGCCAGGAGAGCTACCAGCCGGGAAGCCAGAGCCTTAGCAATTCGGAGTCATCAACCTACAGCGACCAGCAGACAACGGGGCAGACCTCAACGGAGTCCTCAAGCGCCTCCTACACCTACAGCACGAACCTCGCCGAGATACTAAAGGCGCTGGCCGCGGGTAAGATAGTGGCTGGGGAGGACGTACAGCGGACCCTCGACCGCTACGGATGGAAGCTACTCGACCTGGAGCAGGCCACGAAGATGATGGTCCTTGACCCCAACACCCCTGTACTCGTTATAGTGGAGGTTCCCTCCGAGCTGGTGCCCGACATACTGACCTACAAGAACCAGCTCTACGTGGCCGAGATAGTGGGGTGATAGCATGAAGAAGTTTTCTTTCTTCTTTTTTGGGTTTTTGTTAGTTTCGGCTTCCCTTGCGATGGCCCAGAGCTACTCCCTCCCGGGCCAGGGTTACAATAACATAGGTATTAGCGCGTACGCCCTCGTTGATTTGAACCTCACCCTCGTTAACGAGGCCCCGTTTGATAAATTCGTTCTCCTCAACCCTCACTTCAACTACACGATATACAGGGAGAAGGGGGACCTGGTTTTTGGGGCCAACCGCTCGTTTAACCCCACAACCAACATGATGAACTACTACTTCGGTTTCTGGATTAAGCCCTATGAAGTTTTGAAGGTCAACATCAGGACCGTCGAACCCCTCACGGTGAACCTCACGGTTGAGGACGACGGAAACAACGTTCCCTACTCCCGCAGCGTCACCTACAGCGGTTCCGCTGTTTACGTGAACGCCGATGGTACCGAAGATGTGAACTTCTTCTACGGCACCCTCTATCCAAGCCTCATACTCTACCCCCAGAAGTACTACGACCCGAGGTTCCTCATGGGTGTTGACCCCTACATAAAAGTTCTCGAGTACGATGGAGAGGTTACCCTCGTCATCCAGGACGTGCCCGATGAGTTCGGGCTTTTCAGGGAGGTTTTTGCTGTTGGAGTGCCCCTCCTCTTCGAGGATGCTTACATGTACGACTTCACCCCCGAGTACACCATGAAGTACAGCGAGTACGTCCACGACTTCCTCCCAATGTACCTCGGCACCCCCTCCGTGGAGAGGGAAAAAGAGGATAAGAACGAAGAACACACCTCAAAAACGACCATGTTCTCTCTGACCGATAGTCTTCTGACTGGAGGCAAGGTTAAAAAGCCTGAGCCCGTGGGTAGGAAGAAGATAGAACCCTTTGATTTCCCCGTGTGGATAGTGTGGTTTGGAGGGGACCGGTTCGAAATAAGCTATCGTGTGAAATGGACAAATGAGGAGAGGGTGAGCTCACTTGGAGGAGAAAAAGAAAAAATCCGGTTTGTCCTGGATAGAAGAGATATTAGGTAATGAGAACGCTCCCCTTGATAGCCTCATCAAAAGGGAGGAGGAGCCCAAGAAGGAGGAGGTTCCTCCCAAACCCTCCAGCCTATTTGATATTCTGGGCAGCGAGAAAAAACCCTCCAGAGAGGAGATACTTCAGAAACGGCCCGTAAGACAGGAAAAGCAGGCAGCGGAGGCTTCACCCGCCGCTGCTGTCCCACCGGCCCGTCCGGGAGGTGGAATGAGCCTCCAGGATCTTCTCGGAGCCACTCAACCCAAGAAGCTTCCCATACCCAGCGTCTCCATGGGGGAGGGTGTCAAGGTTCTCGACGCCTACGGAAACGTACGCATCCTCCGCATAAAGGGAGAGCCCGTCCCGATTTACGAGCTCAGGATGCCTCAGCTCTCGAGGGAGGAGGAGAAGCTCCTCAAGATGGTGAGGGACAGGGCGATAGTGGAGATTCAGATTGATCCCGAGAGCATACCCAATCCCGAGGAGAGGAGGAGGGTATTCATAAAGGCAGTGAAGTCCATGGTCCGCGAGATGGCGCCCACACTGTCCGAGGGAAAGGCGGAGGTCATAACCGAGCTCATAGTGCAGAACATGATAGGCTACGGCAAGATTGACCCCCTCATACGAGACGACAACCTGGAGGAGGTCATGGTCATAGGAACAGGGAAGCCCGTCTACGTGTGGCACAGGCGCTTCAACATGTGCAGAACCAACATAGTCTTTGAGGAGGATAAGGAGATACTCCACATAATCGAGCGCATAGCAAGGGAGGTAGGGAGGAGGATAGACCAGCAGAGCCCCCTCCTGGATGCGAGGCTCTCCGATGGCTCCCGTGTTAACGCTACGATTCCGCCGATAAGTCTTGAAGGTCCAACCATAACCATCCGTAAGTTCAAGAAGGATCCCCTCACGATAATAGACCTCATAAAGTACGGTACCCTCAACTCGGAGATAGCGGCGAGGCTCTGGGTGATGGTGGACGGACTCGGCGTCAAGCCCGCCAACGTCCTCGTGGCGGGTGGAACGGGTTCAGGTAAGACGACCCTTCTAAACTCCCTCGCGATGTTCATCCCTCCAAGCGAGCGCGTTATCTCCATTGAGGACACCGCCGAGCTCCAGCTCCCAATAGAGCACTGGGTCAGGCTTGAGACCCGGCCGCCGAACATCGAGGGCAAGGGAGAGGTCACGATGGACGACCTCGTTAAGAACACCCTCCGTATGCGTCCGGACAGGATCATAGTCGGTGAGGTCCGTGGTCCGGAGGCAAGGACGATGTTCACGGCCATGAACACGGGACATAATGGTGCCCTCTACGACTTCTCGGTCATACAGCTTTCGGACGGGAGGTTCGAGCTCATAGGGGACCTAGTTGGTAAGCTCTTTGAGAAGTACTCCAACAGGGTTGAGACCTACAAAGACCTCGAATACATAACACTCGATGAGAAAGATCGCTTTGAGGTGGTGAGCGTCGGTCCGGACCTCAAGGCTGGAAAGCACGTTGTCTCAAAGGTATGGAGGAGGAAGGTCAGGGAGGGCGAGAAGCTTCTGAGGATAAGAACAAGGACCGGAAACGAGGTCATCCTCACCAAAACCCACCCGTTCTTTGTTTTCTCCGATGGCGATGTCGTGAGAAAAGAGGCAGAGAAGCTCAAACCCGGAGACAGGGTCGCGGTGATGCTCAGACCTCCGAAACCCCCACAGAGGAAGGCTGTGGTGTCTCCAGAGGTCTATGCTGGTATAAGCGACTATTATCTTGTTCCCAATGGGAAAGGCATTGTTAAAGTTCCCAACGACGGAATTCCACCAGAAAAGGCACAGTTCCTGCTCTCAATGAACTCAAACCGCGTTAAGCTGATCAGGGAGGTTGATGAGAGGTTATCCTACATAGTCGGTGTTCTCCTCGGGGATGGATATCTCTCTTCAAATGGGTACTATCTCTCCGCCACCTTCGATGAGATGGAGTACATGAACGCGTTCATCGAAAGCGTGTCCAATTTCCTTCCCGACACCAAACCAGCTATAAAGGACAACGGCACCAGTACCGTCGTTACATACGGCTCAAAGATCTTCGCCGAGATGCTTTCCCGTATATTCAATGTGCCTAGGGGTAAAAAATCCTCCGTGTGGGATGTTCCTGACGTCGTACTCTCCAACGATGACTTAATGCGCTACTTCTTGGCGGGCCTCTTCGATGCCGACGGCTACGTTGATGAGAGTGGTCCTGCGGTGGTTCTGACCACAAGGAGTGAAAGCGCCGCCAGAAAGGTCTGGTACGCCCTTCAGAGGCTCGGAATAATAAGTACTGTCTCAAGGGTTAGAAACAGGGGCTTCAAGGAGGG encodes:
- a CDS encoding TIGR04076 family protein, with translation MERVVIRVVEVRGRCPVFKKGDRIVVEGPRVNLRETDALCTHAFASFLPHLVALRKGIKARELGLGRGEKAYVQCLDPGAPYTDGGTVIFEITVVRDEAEESVESGEGGNRGGGHDNRGS
- a CDS encoding DUF515 domain-containing protein, with amino-acid sequence MSENIEEKIRRLRELGKSAAEPEPVVPAKPARVGKPPRRPSRIGSLRQKERRKRVLIGAMVITIIAIIIVAFVYTYMQNQEVKKLQSAKQAKLAEVNKYFTGNLSNDPVKAQLISQINAAKTVEEVNAIDVKGAYQRRVQELKAQEEQRKQQQLMEELNALKEQKKAEVEAAFTPLLAEPLPSDLKNEVISTLNSLEGTIDSATSKEEVGTVDPTPYLNDLWRKYYYYLIDSVPTDKVVLKKGSEKHIYTKVEAKYEISKVESYTELLQYEVTKAEMVRLALVLTRESVVNGYLEPGARVQLFAKNGSNVYVRIVDEGFVNAVLLPTQAGSISVSESQSDSSSYTNQASSSYSETSSSQESYQPGSQSLSNSESSTYSDQQTTGQTSTESSSASYTYSTNLAEILKALAAGKIVAGEDVQRTLDRYGWKLLDLEQATKMMVLDPNTPVLVIVEVPSELVPDILTYKNQLYVAEIVG
- a CDS encoding ATPase, T2SS/T4P/T4SS family; translated protein: MEEKKKKSGLSWIEEILGNENAPLDSLIKREEEPKKEEVPPKPSSLFDILGSEKKPSREEILQKRPVRQEKQAAEASPAAAVPPARPGGGMSLQDLLGATQPKKLPIPSVSMGEGVKVLDAYGNVRILRIKGEPVPIYELRMPQLSREEEKLLKMVRDRAIVEIQIDPESIPNPEERRRVFIKAVKSMVREMAPTLSEGKAEVITELIVQNMIGYGKIDPLIRDDNLEEVMVIGTGKPVYVWHRRFNMCRTNIVFEEDKEILHIIERIAREVGRRIDQQSPLLDARLSDGSRVNATIPPISLEGPTITIRKFKKDPLTIIDLIKYGTLNSEIAARLWVMVDGLGVKPANVLVAGGTGSGKTTLLNSLAMFIPPSERVISIEDTAELQLPIEHWVRLETRPPNIEGKGEVTMDDLVKNTLRMRPDRIIVGEVRGPEARTMFTAMNTGHNGALYDFSVIQLSDGRFELIGDLVGKLFEKYSNRVETYKDLEYITLDEKDRFEVVSVGPDLKAGKHVVSKVWRRKVREGEKLLRIRTRTGNEVILTKTHPFFVFSDGDVVRKEAEKLKPGDRVAVMLRPPKPPQRKAVVSPEVYAGISDYYLVPNGKGIVKVPNDGIPPEKAQFLLSMNSNRVKLIREVDERLSYIVGVLLGDGYLSSNGYYLSATFDEMEYMNAFIESVSNFLPDTKPAIKDNGTSTVVTYGSKIFAEMLSRIFNVPRGKKSSVWDVPDVVLSNDDLMRYFLAGLFDADGYVDESGPAVVLTTRSESAARKVWYALQRLGIISTVSRVRNRGFKEGMIFRVTISGVEDLGKFYRLIPLRHSRKIEKLEKILKEKKAWRGRRTYRVPISSGMIRPLRLRLGLTVSDLSKLASHHAGEKVSESLIRHVEKDRMGEIRRTALKGIALAFQQVAKDIGDEEAWVMARRLELIAEGDVYWDEVEGVEEVSPEELGIEYLYDLTVDDDHNYVANGILVSNCMGTIHANSARETIVRLESPPMNVPRIMIPALDVILMLVRFHSRKKGTIRRVTEIAEVSGIEGESVQLNKLYKYDAAKDELVSTGVPSRFINVLAQHTGMTPMELELEIEKRRLLLDWMIERGIRSIEEVGHYIKEFYIDPEALLKRIGASTETSEGISKRAQRLV